The Thermococcus eurythermalis genomic sequence ATGTACCTTTTCCCTTTGCGGTTTATCCAATCCTAAGCCCGTTTTTGGCTATAATCTCTTTAATGCTTTCAGTAACCGGGTTACGTGTTCTTGTTTCGAGTCTTCTCTGGATAATATCCAAATGAAGTTTTGGTCGAGTATCTGCCTCACCCGTTCCTCACAGAGAAAAGAGCTGTTTGATGGTCGGCCGGGGAAATACGGGCTTGTTATTCCTTTATTTTCCTTAAACTTCTATATTCGAACTTTTTAGGTAGGTTTAAATACTACCCCCCCGTATTTTTGTTGAGGCTGGCCTTACTCCAGCCGGGAGGTCCTAGTCATGAGAGATAACTTCGAGAGTGAGATTGTCGACATGCTCCGCGAGGGGGAGCTGAGCGTTGCGTTCATTACCCGTTTCCTCACGGAGCGGGGGTTCGACGTAACCAGGCAGAGGGTCGAGCGCACACTTAGGCGGCTGGTTGGGGAGGGAAAGGTGGAGTTCAGGGTCGGCAATAACGGAAGAAAGCAGTATCGGTTGGCACGGTGATTGCCATGGGAACTTCCTCGGTCATACTCGGAAACAGCAGGAGGATGCTCATGATAGAGTACCTCAAGAAGTCCGATGGCCGGGCAGAGCTGAGGGAAATGGTGGAATACATCGCGGAGAACGAGGGGAACACCGACAGGAAGCACAGAAAGAGCGTGTACGTCAGCCTCGTTCAGACACATATCCCAAAACTTGAGCGTGAGGGCGTCATAACGTTCCGACACGGTGTCGTGACCCTTGTAAAGGTTCCTGACGACGTTACGGTCTATATGGAGACGGTCAAAAAGAACGACATAAGCTGGAGCTCTTTTTACGTGGGGCTCTCGCTGATATTCCTCATACTTGCCGTTTCACTCAACGACCTTTATCTTGCCATGGCCTCGCTGGTTTACGCTGGTGTTGGCGTTATCCACCACAGGAAAATGAAGCGCATTTAGGCCTTCTTTTCTTGGGTAACCTACCATTACCTGCAGTTAACCCGACATTTCATATATACCCCAACGGCTCAAGGGATTAGTGAGCAACCCGCAAGGGGTTGCAGAGGCACTGCGTTGAGTTCACCGTTGCAGTGGTTGTTGAGTGTCCGAGGTCAGGGATGAACCTTCACTCTCACCGCTGGCTTCTCTGCCACAGTGCCTCCAATTCGGAGGCGAAAAAAATGAGAAAGAATCTTGCCTTAGGAATTTTTGGCCTGTTGGTGGCCTTTGGTCTCGTGTTAGGGGCTGGAGCCAACTTCAGGGACTACAACGCTGACAGGAGTGTCCACTGGGACATCGTCAGCGATGATACTGAACTCATTGACCTGACGCCCATTCAGCCCTACGCGTACATAAACGATGGTGGCGTGCTGGTTGTTGACATAAGCCCGAACAACCCGAACTATCCAGGCTACGGCCAGGGCCTGAGCCCGAACTCGGAGTACAACTTCGACGAGGTCTTTGAGGTAAGCAATGACCTTTGGGAGGACAACATGACCATCGTTGTCAGGATTACCAACGCCAACACCGCGATACAGTTCTACGGCGCGGACCACGACATTCACTATGTTGATAACGGACAGGTAGTCTACGCCAGCGATATGGCCAAGAACGACGTCTGCTTTGTCCTTGATCCTGGAGATGCCGTTAAGGTCGGTATGGACTTCACCGTTGGGAACTCACTCCCAGGAGACACCGAGAGCAGCAGCATACACATCCAGGCCTACAGGCTCGGAACCGAGCCGGCGGAACTAGTTGGCAAGTGCGGTCAGTGAAGGAGGCGTGAAAAATGAACAAGCTATTTGGATTGGCTTTATTGATGGTTGGAATGCTCCTGGCTGTTGGAGCCGGAGCAAACTTCAGGTATTACTCTGCCGATAGGCAGACGAGCTTTGATGTTGTCACAGACGACAATGAGCTGATTGACCTTACTGCCCTCCAGCCCTACGTGACCTATGATGCCGGTAAGCTTTACGTCGACATCAGCCAGTACAACCCGAACCACCCAACTGGTGGGGGAACGGGTATGAGCCCGAACACCACCTATGTCTTCGAAGAGATGTTCCAGGTAAGCAACGAGCTCTGGGAGAACAACGAAACCACCTATCCGATATGCGTCACCATAAAGACCGAGCACGATGATGTGATGATCTTCGCGGGCGACTACGACAGCCCGATAGCCGGACCCGCCAGCAACATCCAGTTCACCGTCGAGCATGGGAACCCGATTCCGATTGGAATGATATTCGACAACACAAACTCAACAATTGGGCAGTACCAGTTCCAGATGAGCATTGAGGCAGTTGCCGGAGCTTGCAACCAGTGATTTCTTTTCGGGGGCCTTTGCCCCACCCCTTTGAGGGGGAGTTGTCATGAAAAAAATACTAGAGTTAACCTTTGCTCTCACTGTAATTGTATTTCTCGTCGGCTCGTTAGCGGGCTTTTTCCTGGACAGGCCCGTGTTTCTGTCGTACGCTTACTCCGACAGCATGACGCCCACGATCAACAGGGGCGACCTGTTCTTGATTAACCCCTTCGCGGGAAACTTTGACGTTGGTGATATCATAGTCTTCCATCGGCGCGACGGCTGGACTGTCCACAGGGTCTTCGCGGTTACGGAGGAAGGCTTCATAACCAAGGGCGATAACAACGTCGCTACCGACCAGCAGGACGGCCTCTACCCGCCTGTAAACCGGTCTGACGTCGTCGGAAAGGTTGTCGTCCTCTTTGGCAGGCCTCTCGTCATTAGGGGGGGAGGGGACTTGATCCAGTCCTTGAGGGCGAGGCTGAGCAATGTCTACGCGGTGGCGGTTCTGCTAATCGTTGGGGCGTTCCTGACGTTTTCAGGGGGCTCTAAACGGAAAAAGAGGGTTAAGTATTACAGGGTGAGCGTCAAGACCCTCTACGCCGTTGTGTCGGTCTTTATAATTGCGGGCTTCCTGTCTGTAACGGTGGCTTCATGGGGGACTCTGGCGTTTACGTACTCCTCAACGCTCGCAGGGGGGCAAAGGGAGGGCTGGTACCTGCCCGGCTCGACGTTTGAGAGGAACCTGAGCGTCGAGAACAAGGCCTTGTACCCGTTCTACTACTTCCTGAGTGGCGGAAGCGAGAGGGCCCAGATTCTGGGGCCGACGTTTTTCCGCATTGGGGGCGGTTCAAGCGTCGAAGTTCCAGTCCACGTCACCGTTCCGGAGGACACGAGGATTTACCGCGAGGAGTTCCAGGTGAGGTCTTACCCTGCCGTGCTTCCCGCATCACTCGTGGCTTTCCTCTACTCATTCAGCCCTTATCTTCCGCTGGTCGCCTACGTCATTGTCCTCTCGGGGGCGCTCCTGGTATTTTACCGCCTTGCGGGGATTTCAGAGGGAGACGTCTTTAGAATAAGAAAACGGAGGGGAAGTATTCTCTCCAAGGTACTCGGAGATGGTTAGCATGAGGAAATTTATGCTCCTTACGGCCTTCCTCCTCGGACTGGTTCTGATAGTGGGTTCGAGCGGGAATTTTCGGGCTTATACCGCTAAAAGAAATGCTGAGTTTGATATCGTAAGTGGGAACGACTCTTACATAGGCTGTCGCTGTTTGCAGTGGCCAATTTCCGTTAACGCGGGCTCCAGCGTGGAGTTTACTGCCCTAACAGTTGAAAACCGGATGGACAGGCCAATAACGTTCCACGTTGAGGGCGACTACTCGGCGCTTCCAGAGGGCATCAGCGGAAGCATTGACGGTTCCGTTTACACCCTTGAGCCTGGAGACTCGGCCCCCATCATGGGTACATTCTCCGCTGACGGTTACGTTGGAGACGGCGCCTACGAGGTGCCCCTCACGGTCTACGCGGACTGGGACGGGGGGAGTGCAAAGATTGAGACTTGCTCCATGAACGTAACGTCCATCGGGGGCCCCACGATAAAGAAAGAGCTCCTCTCTGGGAACACTGAAGTGCCCCTCTACACGTACCAGCAGTGGGTGTTCAGGATAACGGTCACGAACCATGGTGCCGCAAGAAACCTAACGATAAAGGACGTTGTAGGGGGAGAGTTTGAGATAGACTCAATATCCCCGAGCGCTGGAAATTACACGGTAAACCAGCACGGAGCTTCTACCCACATTCTATGGGACGTTGAGCTGAGCGCCGGTGGGAGCGCTTACCTGAACGTGACGGTGCACACCAAGATTAACCCCGCGGGAAAACAGGAGTTCACCTCGTGCGGAACCTACAGCCTGAACGATGGGGCTGAAATCCTCGGCTACGGCATCGTCAGCGACGGCATTCTCATTAGAGCGGTCTGGGGGGAAGACGATGACTCAGACGAAAACTGTAGCTCAGGGGGTTGTTGATTATGAAAAAATCCGATAAAAAGCGTGCAATCTTGGCTGGCCTCGCCCTTTCGGTTTCCCTTGCCGTAATCTTTGCCCTGTATTCGGGCGTTGCCTACTCCAGGGAGCCCGTAACGGTGGATGCGACCTACTCCGAGGCCTACCTGCAGGAAGGGCACTTCACTGCTTACGGCCTGTTCTCCAACGAGACCATCTACAAGAACGGGACTTCCCTGGAGTACTACCCCTCCAAAATAACCGACGCGATAGTGGGAAGCTGCAAGTTTTCGTCGGACGGCGCCAGCGGGAGCTACGAGGCCACGCTCCACGTCAACTACTACGTAACCTCCGGCAAGAAGAAAGTCTACCTCGTTAACGACACAGAACTCCTCGCCAGGGACACCTTCACGGGGTCCTTTGAGGTTCCCGTTGAACTGAACTTCACTGAGATGGACTCGAGACTCAAGATGGTTCGGGAGGGAACCGGCCTGTACCGCGCCGAGAGGGAGGTTTACGTCCTCGTGAAAGTCATGCCCTCCGGACAGGAGCCGTTCACCCAGGACATCAGGCTGAATCAGGACTCATCGGGGATGCTGTACTTCAGCGGGGCTGACAAGGAGTATAAGAAGGTAGTGAGGAGCGTTGAGACTACAACCAACTCACTGTCTTTCCTCGGTGCTGACGTCGGCGTTTCAACTGCCAGAACTGTATTCCCTGCAGTGGCGCTCCTCTTCGCGATTCCTCCAGCAGGTTTCGTCTACGCCAAACGTGAGAAGAAGCCGAAGTCCAGGGAGCTTACCGCCCTGAAAAAGTATACCGTTGAGGGGACTCCCCCAGAAGGAAAGCGCGTTGAGCTGTCCTCACCTGCTGACCTTAAGAGGGTTTTCGAGCTGGTTGACAGGCCCGTGGTTCACTACCGTGACGGCGGTGCCGATGTCTACGCGATAGCGGACGGCGGAACCGTTTACGAGTACCGGGCGAATTAGCCCGGACACCAACAACTTTAAAAGCTTAAGCTAAAAGCCACCTTAGGAGTTCTAAAAGGGTTAGAGGTGGTTAGAGATGAACCCGTTCCACGAGCTTGAGCCCGGACCGGAGGTTCCAGAGGTCGTTTACGCTCTCATAGAGATTCCGAAGGGAAGCAGGAACAAGTACGAGCTTGACAAGAAGACCGGCCTGCTTAAGCTTGACCGCGTCCTCTACAGCCCGTTCTTCTACCCGGTGGACTACGGAATAATCCCCCAGACCTGGTACGACGACGGCGACCCCTTCGACATCATGGTCATCATGCGCGAGCCCGTTTACCCGCTCACCATCATCGAGGCCAGGCCGATAGGCATCATGAAGATGGAGGACTCCGGAGATAAGGACTGGAAGGTTCTCGCCGTTCCGGTCGAGGACCCGTACTTCAAGGACTGGAAGGACATCGACGACGTTCCCAAGGCCTTCCTCGACGAGATTGCCCACTTCTTCCAGCGCTACAAGGAGCTCCAGGGCAAGGTCACCAAGATTGAGGGCTGGGGCAACGCCGAGGAGGCCAAGAAGGAAATCCTCCGCGCCATCGAGCTCTACAAGGAGAAGTTCGGTAAGAAGGAGTGATTTTCCCTTCAATTCTTTTTGGAGGTCTGGCCATGTACAAGCTTTTGACCGTTAAGGACGTTGTCAGAATCCCGCCCGTGATGTTCACGATGGACCCCAAGGAGGCCGCAAAGCTCGTCCTCAAGGAGACCTACGAGGGCATCTACGACAGGGACGAGGGAGTCGTCCTCGCCATCCTCGATGTCCACGAGGTCAGCCAGGGAGTCGTTGTGCCCGGCGACGGAGCCACCTACCACGAGGTCACCTTCGACGTCCTCGTCTGGAAGCCCGAGAACGGGGAGGTCGTTGAGGGAGAGGTCGTCGAGATGATGCCCTACGGTGCGTTCATAAGGATCGGCCCGATGGACGGCCTCGTCCACATAAGCCAGCTCATGGACGACTACGTCGTCTTCGACGAGAAGAACAGGCAGTTCATAGGCAAGGAAACCAACCGCGTCCTCAAGCTCGGCGACTACGTCAGGGCCAGGATAATCGGCATCAGCGTCAAGAGCAAGGTCATCAGGGAGAACAAGATCAACATGACGATGCGCCAGCCCGGCCTTGGAAAGTTTGAGTGGATTGAGCAGGAAAAGAAGAAGGCCCACGGGGAGGCTGAGTGAAGATGGCCAAGGAGAGGGCCTGCAGGCACTGCCACTACATAACGACCGAGGACAGGTGCCCTGTCTGCGGTAGCAGGGACCTTAGCGACGAGTGGTTCGACCTCGTCATAATCCTCGACACCGAGAGCAGGATTGCAAAGAAGCTCCGCGAGAGCATACCCGAGGCGGCTAAAGTTCCGGGCAAATACGCCATAAGGGTCAGGTGAGATGCTGTTCCGCTTAACTGAGGAGCTCCGCCGGGAGCTCAAAAAACCGCTGGGTGAGCTCATAAGGGGCCCCATTCCGGAGCCCTACCTCCGTATTAAGGACGAGCTTAGGGGAAAGACCGTCATCACCGTTGGGGACGTCGTCACCGAGAACGTCGTCAAGCTCGGTATTTCCCCCTCTTTGGCCATCTACGACCTCAAGACCAAGAGGGCCGACTATTCTCCGGATATAAACCAAAAGGCCGTCTTCATGACTGTTACAAACCCTCCTGGGGCGATAACGAAAGCTTTATTAGACACGATCAGAAAGGCCTTCGGCCTCGTTGAGAGGGGCAGGCCGGTTCACATACTCGTCAGCGGGGAAGAGGACTTGGGGGCAATCCCAGCCGTGCTGTACGCCCCCTACGGGAGCCTAGTCCTCTACGGCCAGCCCGACGAGGGGGTAGTGCTTATAAAGGTAACCCCCGAATGCAAGCGCAGATGTGCCCGCATCTTAGCCAATATGGAGGTGGTTCGTGATGGAGATTAAGGTGACCGAGATAAGGGAGAACAAGCTCCTCGGAAGGAAGGAAATATACTTCGACATCATACACGAGGGCGAGCCTACCCCGAGCAGGGAAGCGGTGAAGGGTAAGCTCGTCGCCATGCTTGACCTCGACCCGAACACCACCGTGCTCCAGTACATCAGGAGCTACTTCGGAAGCAACATCTCCAAGGGCTACGCCAAGGCCTACGAGACCAGGGAGAGGATGCTCTACATCGAGCCCGAGTACATCCTCCTCCGCGACGGCCTCATCCAGAAGGAGGAAGAGTGAGGTGGTGTAAATGGCGAAGAAGAAAAAGACCAGCCAGAAGTGGAAGCTCTATGAGGTTAAGGACGGAAAGGTCATCAGGAAGAACAAGTTCTGCCCGCGCTGCGGCCCCGGCGTCTTCATGGCCGACCACGGCGACCGCTGGGCCTGCGGAAGGTGCGGCTACACCGAGTGGAAGAAGTGATTTCTTTTTCTCTTCCTTAATACCCGAACCTGAAGAAAGCTAAAAAAGAGTGAATTCTTTGGAAGTACCATGCCGACATACTACGGCCTCAAGATTAGGCTCCACCCCGACGTTTATGAGCCGGCAGAGGACACGTTCCTCCTCGCCGAGAACCTTGCCGTCAAAGAGGGAGACATAGCCCTCGACGTTGGGGCTGGAACGGGCCTCATAGCGCTCCTGATGGCCAGAAAAGCCCGCTACGTGCTTGGGGTGGACATCAATCCCATAGCCGTCGAGCTGGCAAGGGAAAACGCGAGGATAAACAACATCAAAAACGTCGAGTTCCGCGTGAGCGACCTGTTTGAGAACGTTTCTGGAAAGTTCGACGTGATAACGTTCAACGCCCCCTACCTGCCCGGCGAGCCCGAGGAGCCGATAGACTTTGCCCTCGTTGGTGGAGAAAGGGGGAGAGAAGTCCTCGACAGGTTCATCCAGGAAGTTCCGCGGTACCTCAAGCCCCGCGGGACTGTTCAGATAGTCCAGAGCTCCATAACCGGGGTGGAGGAGACCCTCAGGAAGCTAAGGGAAGTCGGCCTGAAGGGAAAAGTAGTGGCTAAGGTTCACGTCTTTTTTGAGGATATAGTGCTAATAAACGCGGCTATGCGAGGCGGTGGCGCTTGACCTCGTAGAGAAGCTTCACGCTCGGCTTCTCAGGGAACTCAACGTCTTCCTCGAAGAAGTTTATTTGAATTTCCCTTGCCTTAATCTCGGGGCGTGGTTTTACGTTTCCAAACATGGGTGTAGGGTCGAGGGGTTGCTTTTAAAGTTTTCGGAAATTGCCGAAGTACTTTTCGACAGAGGTATTTCGGCCCCGGCATGTCGTACACACACCTGACCAATCACCTTTTTAAGAGGCTAATATAAAGCCAGCCCAGAGAAGGGAATTAGGTGAGACTAATGGCGATAGTTGTGAAGTCCGACCCGAACATGCCCGATGAAATCGCGCTCCTCTTTAGGAAACAGCACTACGAGCTCGTTGGCAGGCACAGCGGGGTTAAGCTCTGCCACTGGCTCAAGGAGAGCCTCACAAAGGGCAGGTTCTGCTACAAGCAGAAGTTCTACGGCATAGCGAGTCACAGATGCCTCCAGATGACGCCGGTCCTTGCATGGTGTACGCATAACTGCATATTCTGCTGGCGTCCGATGGAGGGCTTCCTCGGCACAGAATTGCCACAGCCATGGGACGACCCAGCATTCATCGTGGAAGAGAGCATAAAGGCCCAGAGAAAGCTCCTCGTCGGCTACAAGGGCAACCCGAAGGTTCCGAAAGAGAAGTTCGAGGAGGCCTGGAACCCCAAGCATGCTGCAATAAGCCTCTCGGGCGAGCCGATGCTCTACCCCTACATGGGCGACCTCGTCGAGGAGTTCCACAAGCGCGGGTTCACGACCTTCATCGTTACCAACGGAACAGTTCCGGAGAGACTTGAGGAGATGATAAAGGAGGACAAGCTCCCGACCCAGCTCTACGTCTCGCTCACGGCCCCGGACATTGAGACCTACAACCGCGTCAACGTCCCGATGATTCCGGACGGCTGGGACAGGATTAAGGAGACGCTCAGGCTCATGCGCGACGCTCAGACGAGGACTGTGATAAGGCTCACCCTCGTCAAGGGCGAGAACATGCACAACCCGGAGGGCTACGCCGAGCTGATAAAGCTCGCGAACCCGATGTTCGTCGAGGCTAAAGCTTACATGTTCGTGGGTTTCTCACGCAACAGGCTCACGATAAACAACATGCCGCGCCACGAGGAAATCAAGGCGTTTGCGGAGGAGCTGGTTAAGCATCTCCCTGGCTACCACATTGAAGACGAGTACGAGCCGAGCAGGGTCGTGCTGATAATGCGCGACGACGTCGACCCCAGCGGAAGGGGGCTGAATGGAAGGTTCATCGGGGACTGAAATTTTCGCCGGTTTTCGTGTTTCGAGGAAAACTTTATTTATTCTCCTTCGTTTTTTAATTAAGGGGTGTTGGCATATGAGGAGAACGCTTGCCATAATTCTGCTCATGATGTTTTTAACGGTTCCGTACTCCACCGCGAGTAGCGTCCTTGAGGGTGCGTCCAAAGTGTTTGTGGGGGTTGACTCTTACGCTGACTCCGTCCCGCTGAAGGCTTACTCAATCCTCGCGCTTGGCTCTATGGTCGGAAAAGTCCAGAACGGGAGCTTGGTCATGGCTTCAATTAAGAACCTCACCGAGAGCCTTCTCGCCCTCCAGAACCCCGATGGTGGCTGGGGGCACGGTGCGAATCAAATCAGCACTCCCCACGATACTGCTCTTGTAATACTTGCACTCAACAGCTCTTTGACAGCTTCAAGGGCGTCGGGAATTGAAACCGGGGAAGACGCTGTTGTGGGGGCTCTTATTAGGGCCAGGGGCTACCTTCTGAGTTCGTTCTCTTCCCCCGGCTGGGGATACGCCGCCGGTTCGGCTCCAAGATTTTATCCGACTGCCCTGGCCCTGTGGGCACTCGGTACTCTCGGTTTTAACTACTCAAACAGCCTTACGATTAAAACGGCCGCTGATTTCATAGCGGAGGCCTCTTCACTTCCTCCCGAATATCAGGCTCTCAGGCTCATTGCTTTCCACGCTATTGGTTATCCAAACGTTACTCCTTATCTCTCGGAGTGCCACCAGCTGCTCTCAAGCGGCAACCTCAACGAATACCAGAGGGCTATCCTCACCTACGCGGTCATGTTATACGAGCCCTTGGACTTCGAGGTCGGAAAGTCGCTCGCGATGCTTGAAGGCCTGGGTATGAGAAACGAGACCTACCTGCTCGCAAACAGGGCCATGCCATTCATGACGGAGAGCAACCTGATAGCGACCGCCTACGCGGTTATGGCGTTTTCCAGTGTCTCCGACGTTACTTCTGAAGGGCATCTAGTTAACCCCCGGGCGTTCCTCTACGATGAACTGATATCACGCCAGAACTCTAATGGGGGCTGGCCAATCTTCACGGACGGCCTCTCTTCGGCGAAGGCCACCTACTATGCCCTCCTCGGAATCCTGTCATATGAGAACCCCTCCGAAGATGCTGTGAGGAAGGCGCTCGCGTGGGCTGAAGGGCACCTTCCCTCTGCCATGGAGGAAGCGGAGCTGCGCGGCACAATAACCGAGGACTACTATTACACGGCCATGATACTCACCGAGTTTGGAAACCTCTCCTCAGAGGATAGGGAGGAGCTGATAAACTTCACCCGCTCTCTGGAGTTTTCACCCGGTCTCTGGAGGGGTCTCTTTGCGATTCCCCAGCCCTATGAAACTGCCCTTGGCCTGAACCTGCTCATCTCCCTCGGTTATAGCGGCGAGGATATCGAGCGCGGGGCAAAGTGGCTTCTCTCGGTGAGCAATGCCGGCTGGGGAGTCCGCCTCAACTATTTCCTGCCTGCAACTACCGGGAAGGATGTCCCGACCACCGTTGCCGTCCTTGAGGCGCTCTCAAAGGTCGTGCCCCCTGAGAAACTGGTCCCGCACGCTGAGTGGCTGATTGAGCAGAGACTCCCGAGCGGTGTCTGGGGGTACTTTGGAAGGAGCGTTAATATGTTAGGTGAGGTATCCTATGGGGTTCCCTCCGTGGAGTACACCATACGGGCCGCTGATGTCCTGAAGTCGCTGGGGTACGACTACTCCGAGGAAGTGCTCCACTGGACCCTTGAGAACGCCCTCAACGCCAGCGTAAGCACCGCGGACATGGGCCTAGCCCTTCACTTCCTGAGCCGCTTCAACCTTATCCCACCAACCACCCTCCACGAGGTAATGACGGCCCTTGGAGAGGGACCTTGGTACGTCAACTACTGGGAAGGCTACGAGCCGGTTGCCAAGGAGATTGCTTCCTCCCTCTCTGAAGGGGTTGAGATTAAGCTCGTCGAGGGCAACATGACGCCCGGGGAAGGGAACCACATAATCGTTGCCCCGATCGGCCGCGTGGACGTTTCTCGCTACAACTCCGTTGTCCATGTTGAGGCCAACGGAACGTCTGTGATTGTGGACGGCAGTGAGTACCCGCTCTCTACGAGCATCGTTATAGTGCCCGGAAGAACCCACGACGGCTACGTGCTCATGATACTCGCCGGCGGGGATGCCGTTGGTGGTGTCCCCGTGCTCTTTACGAGCGGCATGTACCGCTACCTCCATGGAAACTACATGGTTCTCACTGCTTCCGATTCAAACGGCGATGGTGAGATTGGGCCGGAGGAGATAACACTCTTGGCTGTGGGGTGAAGGTCTTTGCGGGCCCTGATAATAGGAATCGGCCAGTGCGGGACGAAGATAGCTGACCTGTTCGCTCTCGTTGACTTCGAGACACTGGCTGTGAACACCTCTCGCGGCGACCTGGAATATCTCAAGCACGTCCCACAGGACAGAAGACTCCTTATAGGAGAAAGCATCACGGGGGGCAAGGGCGTCAACGCCAACCCGCTCCTTGGCAGGGAAGCAATGAAGCGGGACCTGCCCATGGTGATGAAGAAGATAAACTCCATCGTAGGCTACGAGGACGTTGACATCTTCTTCCTCACCTTTGGCTTTGGCGGCGGAACCGGTGCTGGGGGAACTCCAGTCCTAGCGGAGGCGCTCAAGGAGGAGTACCCGGACTCGCTTGTGGTTGCAATCGGTGCGCTTCCGCTTAGAGAGGAAGGCATAAGGCCCACAATCAACGCGGCCATAACCATAGACAAGCTCTCCAAGATAGCGGACTCCATAATCGCCATAGACAACAACAAGCTGAAGGAGGGCAACGACGATATAAGCAGGGCCTACGAGAGGATTAACTACACGATAGTCGAGAGGATAGCCTCGCTCCTCGCCCTCGTGGACGTCCCCGGTGAGCAGACGCTCGACGCGAGCGACCTCAAGTTCGTCCTCAAGGCCTTTGGAAGTTTTGCCACTGTTGGCTA encodes the following:
- a CDS encoding FtsZ/tubulin family protein — encoded protein: MRALIIGIGQCGTKIADLFALVDFETLAVNTSRGDLEYLKHVPQDRRLLIGESITGGKGVNANPLLGREAMKRDLPMVMKKINSIVGYEDVDIFFLTFGFGGGTGAGGTPVLAEALKEEYPDSLVVAIGALPLREEGIRPTINAAITIDKLSKIADSIIAIDNNKLKEGNDDISRAYERINYTIVERIASLLALVDVPGEQTLDASDLKFVLKAFGSFATVGYAKAEASKVKSLSRLIIKSFESEGLYLDANIESALYGLVAVHGPPEVLKAGDIFEALDYLTNKIRGKQIFRGFYPDPREREVEVVTLLSGIYDSKSIEEIVRTAKEYAKSFMQAKKEAETKKSELLSGLPDFDDLYPGGEVYDVSSPRLEEVAKRLRRGAHD
- a CDS encoding prenyltransferase/squalene oxidase repeat-containing protein translates to MRRTLAIILLMMFLTVPYSTASSVLEGASKVFVGVDSYADSVPLKAYSILALGSMVGKVQNGSLVMASIKNLTESLLALQNPDGGWGHGANQISTPHDTALVILALNSSLTASRASGIETGEDAVVGALIRARGYLLSSFSSPGWGYAAGSAPRFYPTALALWALGTLGFNYSNSLTIKTAADFIAEASSLPPEYQALRLIAFHAIGYPNVTPYLSECHQLLSSGNLNEYQRAILTYAVMLYEPLDFEVGKSLAMLEGLGMRNETYLLANRAMPFMTESNLIATAYAVMAFSSVSDVTSEGHLVNPRAFLYDELISRQNSNGGWPIFTDGLSSAKATYYALLGILSYENPSEDAVRKALAWAEGHLPSAMEEAELRGTITEDYYYTAMILTEFGNLSSEDREELINFTRSLEFSPGLWRGLFAIPQPYETALGLNLLISLGYSGEDIERGAKWLLSVSNAGWGVRLNYFLPATTGKDVPTTVAVLEALSKVVPPEKLVPHAEWLIEQRLPSGVWGYFGRSVNMLGEVSYGVPSVEYTIRAADVLKSLGYDYSEEVLHWTLENALNASVSTADMGLALHFLSRFNLIPPTTLHEVMTALGEGPWYVNYWEGYEPVAKEIASSLSEGVEIKLVEGNMTPGEGNHIIVAPIGRVDVSRYNSVVHVEANGTSVIVDGSEYPLSTSIVIVPGRTHDGYVLMILAGGDAVGGVPVLFTSGMYRYLHGNYMVLTASDSNGDGEIGPEEITLLAVG